A region from the Hypomesus transpacificus isolate Combined female chromosome 11, fHypTra1, whole genome shotgun sequence genome encodes:
- the LOC124473531 gene encoding coiled-coil and C2 domain-containing protein 2A-like yields MNTAKQVYSEEEAFHFFSYDPDKPKKKQSHTTLQKGQSWFGENGCMLALHEPIQKHWRCKVDDPFPSQSPGLSTVYIKPVTNTVSTISPEGCKGMWQLDINLFELVFTHHPLFSTEHVFAQRLLDLYEHYQAREIMDTATSLQDKLGGLKKSEIALRQRNETPAPPSKLKKLRKELRKTSVAFNKERQTDLALVRNMMEAWKCIKALRDKKGFVSTTVKLKMHREKPRCINSSAHGGGDTDRPLVYTDENVTFKEQILCQELQMTQNEERQLPRVQAFVSQRPEHSGLIPVVTRTAVITPTSRCPCDEKERRNKLQHHRISIRIFYNGKHVSTSEIAVLNNDFKVDIKQMFNLQTCTNPENITLEIYETIRSKCTLLAKVFVPVPNRNMVSSSACVERSEFSSDQVVRSHYEGVGSNLPFKPDENEPVMYLLTSGKLMYSVSWAVGDTGFPLAPAVTSTQPSCTRALTAYDDESRLQWIRNLQFDPNHPANTVLSELLKKACDLRDRKLGFFRLRPLEEEFDFTTEEQLDESRRFRLLQLRNCRAPGTVSSKLVPLHDRDITENMLQGYDGSSHSSVVDEDYITSQRTQSLCNVEKILRLARERFLTLKRRYKFSDIVQEHQAEDSTIDFNWDMFRRARPLNSKRAVSEKTSPSAVTNGNLNMNIAVNNARGLPVRLQAHLKEMHARSSCCGLTSSSHSIRRNTEKVMSQAQVQPFVEVRFQETTYESRVEQGPSPCWREEFSLQLKSEGNDYSRAGLSKILDNIVINLFDELSFQVIESSTLRGCGTQGFSGRQWLGSVTIPFRTLLQQSKVCETLRICNPVMLLGYTWPEEDFPHEDGTQIQMDENNSFLDVFIALDPPVSLCSDTTTRLQDEDQRQLWQFPTEEDDRLLDRTFDFEKQCRDAAGGRKRVITMVMSSEGRLVLATRFFRPLPLPEEVLQDVPGGSLMSVLKRVAAFVSLIPVLPFPSDVGDCGDMWFTSEQCLKWVTGNHVSLAVLLCNFFCHLHTKAWLVLGKSVVEGETAYVLTKEHACYTLWNPRDGKHYQSSDSFCPLRSVDCLVNGENVWFNFRRAVNTGVLTFDTSENTTWRPLFNTAWEQESSSVPQEIRYHPPNVDLVWQLQKRMELKLKSCVMDWRRPHPTRWSHHCSAKLSMLLPHLERFPASSSSIKTQMDDLLDCMQNYKVSGFPIQLAYQNMGSVIEAVYNTRIHSTEIPGTEFALGIYVHPYPNYILSVWIFLATLVKHQHGAFYNPQ; encoded by the exons ATGAATACAGCCAAGCAG gtATACTCAGAGGAGGAAGCGTTTCACTTCTTCTCTTATGATcctgacaaaccaaaaaagaAACAGTCTCACACTACATTACAAAAG GGTCAGAGTTGGTTTGGAGAAAATGGTTGTATGTTGGCTCTGCATGAACCAATACAAAAGCATTGGAGATGCAAAGTAGATGACCCTTTCCCAAGCCAGTCTCCTGGTCTAAGCACTGTGTACATTAAA CCTGTGACAAACACAGTGTCAACCATCAGTCCTGAGGGGTGCAAAGGAATGTGGCAGCTTGACATCAACCTCTTTGAACTGGTTTTCACCCACCATCCCCTGTTCAGCACTGAACATGTATTTGCCCAACGCCTGTTGGATCTCTATGAGCATTACCAAGCTCGTGAGATAATGGACACCGCTACCTCCCTGCAGGATAAG CTAGGGGGACTAAAGAAGTCAGAAATAGCTTTGAGACAAAGAAATGAAACTCCAGCTCCCCCCTCAAAACTGAAGAAATTAAGAAAGGAATTAAG AAAGACCAGTGTTGCTTTTAacaaagagaggcagacagaccttGCCCTGGTGAGGAACATGATGGAGGCTTGGAAATGCATCAAGGCCCTCAGGGACAAGAAGGGCTTTGTTAGCACAACTGTGAAACTAAAGATGCACAG AGAGAAACCCAGGTGCATTAACAGTTCAGCCCACGGAGGGGGAGACACCGACAGG CCATTGGTCTATACAGATGAAAACGTAACATTCAAGGAGCAAATCCTGTGTCAAGAGCTCCAGATGACTCAGAATGAGGAACGACAGCTCCCACGAGTGCAGGCTTTTGTTAGTCAGAGACCCGAGCACTCAGGCCTGATTCCTGTTGTTACCAGGACTGCTGTGATCACTCCTACCTCAAGATGTCCCTG tgatgaaaaagagaggagaaataaGCTGCAGCACCATAGAATATCAATCAGAATCTTCTACAACGGAAAGCACGTGTCCACCTCTGAGATAGCAGTGTTAAATAATGACTTCAAAGTGGACATCAAACAAATGTTCAACTTGCAGACATGCACAAACCCAGAAAACATCACCCTGGAG ATTTATGAGACAATAAGGAGTAAATGCACTCTTTTGGCCAAGGTGTTTGTTCCCGTTCCAAACAGGAACATGGTGTCCAGCAGTGCTTGTGTGgagaggtcagagttcagcaGTGACCAGGTGGTCAGGTCTCACTACGAGGGCGTGGGAAGCA ATTTACCATTCAAACCAGACGAGAATGAGCCTGTGATGTATCTCCTGACATCTGGTAAGCTGATGTATAGTGTTTCCTGGGCTGTGGGGGATACTGGCTTCCCTTTGGCACCTGCAGTCACATCAACACAACCCAGCTGCACCAG GGCCCTGACAGCCTATGACGATGAGAGTCGTCTGCAGTGGATCAGAAATCTGCAGTTTGACCCCAACCACCCTGCTAACACGGTCCTCTCCGAACTTCTCAAG AAGGCCTGTGatctgagagacagaaagctgGGCTTCTTCCGTCTTCGCCCCCTGGAGGAGGAGTTTGATTTCACCACAGAGGAGCAGCTGGACGAGTCAAGACGCTTCCGTCTTCTGCAACTCAGGAACTGTCGTGCCCCGGGCACTGTGTCCTCCAAGCTTGTCCCTCTTCATGACAGAGACATCACAGAGAACATGCTCCAA GGATACGATGGTTCTTCTCATTCGTCCGTTGTGGATGAAGATTATATAACATCTCAGAGAACACAATCTCTCTGCAACGTGGAAAAG ATACTCAGATTAGCCAGAGAAAGGTTTTTGACCCTGAAGAGGAGATACAAGTTCTCTGATATTGTCCAGGAGCACCAGGCCGAAGACTCAACCAT AGATTTCAACTGGGACATGTTCCGACGAGCACGACCTTTGAACTCGAAGCGGGCAGTGAGTGAGAAAACCAGCCCCTCCGCTGTCACAAATGGGAACCTGAACATGAACATTGCAGTCAACAACGCCAGGGGACTCCCCGTTCGGCTACAAGCCCACCTCAA GGAGATGCATGCACGGAGCTCATGCTGTGGTCTGACGAGCAGTAGTCACAGCATCAGACGCAACACAGAGAAGGTGATGTCACAG GCTCAGGTTCAGCCCTTCGTCGAGGTTAGGTTTCAGGAGACGACCTATGAGAGCCGTGTTGAGCAGGGACCCAGCCCCTGTTGGAGGGAAGAGTTCTCTCTGCAGTTGAA ATCCGAAGGTAATGACTACAGTCGAGCTGGTCTCTCCAAAATACTGGACAACATTGTCATCAATCTGTTTGATGAGCTTTCATTTCAAGTCATCGAG AGCAGTACACTAAGGGGCTGTGGCACTCAGGGCTTCTCTGGTAGACAGTGGCTGGGCTCAGTCACTATCCCCTTCAGAACTCTACTGCAGCAGTCGAAg GTGTGTGAGACCTTAAGAATTTGTAATCCTGTGATGTTGCTGGGCTATACCTGGCCAGAGGAGGATTTTCCTCATGAGGACGGTACACAGATCCAGATGGATGAAAACAACAGCTTCCTGGATGTGTTCATCGCCCTGGATCCACCCGTCTCGCTCTGTTCAGACACCACCACCAGGCTACAG GATGAAGATCAGAGACAACTTTGGCAG TTTCCCACTGAGGAGGACGACCGGCTGCTGGACAGGACCTTTGACTTTGAGAAGCAGTGCAGAGATGCAGCTGGAGGGAGGAAGCGTGTCATCACCATGGTGATGAGCAGTGAGGGCAGACTGGTCCTGGCTACCAGGTTTTTCAGGCCACTTCCTCTTCCAGAGGAAGTACTACAGGATGTCCCTGGAGGGAGTCTCATGTCTGTTTTA aaGAGGGTAGCAGCTTTTGTGTCCCTGATTCCTGTCCTGCCGTTCCCCTCTGATGTTGGAGACTGTGGAGACATGTGGTTCACATCCGAG CAATGCCTGAAGTGGGTGACAGGAAACCATGTCAGTCTGGCTGTGCTCCTGTGCAACTTCTTCTGTCATCTCCACACTAAGGCATGGCTTGTCTTGGGAAAATCAGTCGTGGAG GGGGAGACAGCTTATGTCCTTACCAAGGAGCATGCTTGCTATACCTTGTGGAACCCTAGAGATGGAAAACACTACCAGTCCTCAGACTCCTTCTGTCCCCTGCGCTCTGTGGACTGCTTAGTCAATGGAGAAAAC GTGTGGTTCAACTTCCGACGGGCAGTGAACACTGGTGTCCTTACGTTCGACACCTCAGAAAACACCACATGGAGACCTTTGTTCAATACTGCTTGGGAGCAGGAATCATCTTCTGTG CCACAAGAGATCAGGTATCATCCACCCAATGTGGACCTGGTCTGGCAGCTTCAGAAAAG GATGGAGCTTAAACTAAAGAGCTGTGTGATGGACTGGAGGAGACCCCACCCCACACGCTGGAGCCACCACTGCTCAGCCAAGCTCTCCATGCTCCTGCCCCATCTGGAGAGGTTCCctgcctcctcgtcctccataAAGACCCAGATGGACGACCTGCTGGACTGCATGCAGAACTACAAG GTGTCTGGCTTTCCTATCCAGCTGGCCTATCAGAACATGGGTTCAGTGATAGAGGCAGTGTACAACACACGGATCCACAGCACAGAGATACCTGGGACAGAGTTCGCCCTGGGTATCTACGTCCACCCATACCCTAACTACATCCTGTCGGTTTGGATCTTCCTTGCTACGCTGGTGAAACACCAGCACGGTGCCTTCTATAATCCTCAGTGA
- the ccnj gene encoding cyclin-J, with protein MELEGQWWKGQLAGDIYQALRYKELKLPSYKCQSPQLNLRRYFADLIAIVSNRFRLCPAARHLAVYLLDLFMDRYDITVQQLHMVALSCLLLACKFEEREDRVPKLETLNSLGCMSSMNLVLTKQGLLHMELLLLETFQWNLYLPTAAHFIEYCLSIAVYEGDLHDGWPIGCLEKTVSYMAKYADYFLEVSLQDHAFLCFAPSLVAAGCVAASRIILRLSPTWPQRLLRLTAFTWESLVPCVEKLLIAHDSDMKEATKQKCPPAGQQPGQTVYHNSGQTAPVAQYLHLSSVQYPQQTLQPVLAPSHGSATYLNHSASLQGPNAPPHSHPQTISATLDSKANIPNRAYQVNMHYTCAAPCFDR; from the exons ATGGAGCTTGAGGGGCAATGGTGGAAAGGACAACTTGCCGGTGACATTTACCAGGCTCTGCGATACAAA GAGCTGAAGTTGCCGTCTTACAAATGCCAATCCCCCCAGCTCAACCTCAGGCGCTATTTTGCTGACCTTATTGCCATCGTGAGCAACCGCTTCAGGCTGTGTCCAGCCGCTAGACACCTCGCTGTCTATTTACTCGACCTTTTCATGGATCGCTATGACATTACAGTGCAACAGCTTCATATGGTGGCACTCTCCTGTTTGCTTTTGGCTT GTAAgtttgaggagagagaagaccgGGTGCCTAAGCTGGAGACGCTGAACAGCCTGGGCTGCATGAGCTCCATGAACCTGGTGCTGACCAAGCAGGGCCTCCTGCACATGGAGCTCCTCCTGCTGGAGACCTTCCAGTGGAACCTCTACCTGCCCACAGCCGCACACTTCATAGAGTACTGCCTGTCTATTGCAGTCTATGAGGGGGACCTCCATGATGGCTGGCCCATAGGCTGTCTGGAGAAGACTGTATCGTACATGGCCAAGTATGCAGACTACTTCCTGGAGGTCTCCTTACAAG atcacGCGTTCCTGTGTTTTGCCCCATCGTTGGTGGCTGCAGGGTGTGTGGCTGCCTCCCGCATCATCCTCCGCCTGTCGCCCACCTGGCCTCAGCGCCTGCTGCGCCTCACTGCATTCACCTGGGAGAGCCTTGtcccctgcgtggagaagctacTCAT TGCACATGACAGTGATATGAAGGAGGCCACCAAGCAGAAGTGCCCACCGGCCGGTCAGCAGCCTGGTCAGACTGTGTACCACAATTCTGGCCAGACGGCCCCAGTGGCTCAGTACCTTCACCTGTCCAGTGTCCAGTACCCCCAGCAGACCCTCCAGCCTGTCCTCGCCCCAAGCCACGGCTCTGCCACCTACCTCAACCACTCAGCCAGCCTGCAGGGTCCTAATGCCCCTCCACATAGCCACCCCCAAACCATCTCTGCCACTCTGGACAGCAAGGCTAACATTCCTAACAGGGCCTACCAAGTCAATATGCACTATACATGTGCTGCTCCTTGCTTTGACAGATGA